The Desulfitobacterium chlororespirans DSM 11544 genome window below encodes:
- a CDS encoding Crp/Fnr family transcriptional regulator, with translation MKSCTACHSCGCHSEGQFCAAKAPIFSMLADEQLAMISGLITRRRYKKGQVLFFEGDVSDKFYIINHGKIKTFKHTREGKEQILYILTEGDFIGDLSLLKKSAFPYNAEALEDVGVCTLSKDDLDRILKENPEICLKILESVHDRLVNLENLVQTLSTKDVEARIAGLLFNFSKNFGEHKDGKVMLNIALTREEMANFIGVTRETMSRKLSGMQDEGILELVGNKRIIINRLQDLEAMM, from the coding sequence ATGAAATCTTGTACTGCTTGCCATAGCTGTGGATGCCATTCTGAAGGGCAATTCTGCGCTGCGAAGGCTCCTATATTTTCTATGCTTGCCGATGAACAGCTGGCGATGATCAGCGGCTTGATTACACGGCGACGTTATAAAAAGGGCCAGGTCCTTTTCTTCGAAGGGGATGTCTCGGATAAGTTCTACATCATCAATCATGGAAAAATCAAGACTTTTAAACATACCAGAGAGGGTAAGGAGCAAATCCTCTATATTCTTACTGAAGGCGACTTTATCGGTGACCTGAGCCTTCTCAAGAAGAGCGCCTTTCCATATAATGCCGAGGCCTTGGAGGATGTCGGTGTCTGCACGCTGTCCAAAGATGATCTGGATAGAATCTTAAAAGAAAATCCGGAGATTTGTTTAAAAATCCTGGAGAGTGTTCATGATCGCCTTGTCAATCTTGAGAACTTGGTTCAGACCTTGAGCACCAAGGATGTGGAGGCCAGAATCGCCGGCTTGTTATTCAATTTTTCTAAGAATTTTGGAGAACATAAGGACGGCAAAGTCATGCTCAATATAGCTCTGACCCGGGAGGAGATGGCCAATTTTATCGGAGTGACCCGGGAGACCATGAGCCGTAAGCTATCCGGAATGCAGGATGAAGGAATCCTGGAATTGGTCGGCAATAAGCGCATTATCATCAACCGTCTCCAAGATTTAGAAGCGATGATGTAA
- the cooS gene encoding anaerobic carbon-monoxide dehydrogenase catalytic subunit: protein MSETVLEKTEGRVSYHDSVEEMLVRIREDGMSNVFDRYQAQEKIRCKFCLQGLTCQQCSQGPCRINEKGEQDRGVCGIGPDAMAMRKLLLQNIMGAGTYSHHAYEAFRTLKATGEGKTPFKIKEPEKLQWMCEKLGIDTDQDLNKMAIQLADLLEHQQQIGVEEKNLMVETFAPKKRKQVWRDLNIYPAGTVHEEQNCVASCLTNVDGNYASLALKALRLGLATIYNSQIGLEMVQDILFGTPQPHEVDVDLGIMCPEHINIVFNGHQPWIGAAMIERARSSDVQEKARAAGAKGLRVVGSIETGQELLQRFEMDDVFVGLMGNWMAIEPLLATGTVDVLAMEENCSPPAIDMYAEKYQATLASISTIIDIPGLQHKFPYDPSETDKIVEALIDLAIDNFKKRKGKVTPKVPQYKAKAIAGFSTEAVLGALGNKLDPLVEVIAAGKIKGVVALANCSTLRNGPQDWNTVNLTKQLIKKDILVVAGGCGNHALEVAGLCNLDAIKEAGSGLQEVCSALKIPPVLSFGTCTDTGRISMLVTALADHLDVDIPQLPIAVTAPEWMEQKATIDGVFAVAYGAYTHLSPTPFITGAPQLVKLLTEDVEGLTGGKVAVGDDPVEVANAIEAHIVAKRKGLGLH from the coding sequence ATGAGTGAAACGGTTCTGGAGAAAACCGAAGGCCGGGTGAGTTATCACGATTCTGTGGAGGAGATGCTGGTCAGAATTCGTGAAGACGGGATGTCCAATGTCTTTGACCGCTATCAAGCCCAGGAAAAAATCCGCTGCAAATTTTGCCTGCAGGGTTTAACTTGCCAGCAATGTTCCCAAGGCCCTTGCCGAATCAATGAAAAAGGGGAACAGGATCGGGGCGTTTGCGGCATTGGTCCTGATGCTATGGCGATGCGCAAGCTGCTCCTGCAGAATATCATGGGAGCAGGTACATATAGCCACCATGCTTATGAAGCTTTTCGCACTCTGAAAGCTACCGGGGAGGGAAAAACCCCCTTTAAGATCAAGGAGCCGGAGAAACTCCAATGGATGTGTGAAAAACTGGGGATCGATACTGATCAGGATCTGAATAAGATGGCTATTCAATTGGCCGATCTATTGGAGCATCAGCAGCAGATCGGAGTAGAAGAGAAGAACCTGATGGTGGAAACCTTTGCGCCGAAGAAACGGAAACAAGTCTGGCGGGATTTAAATATTTACCCTGCCGGAACCGTTCATGAAGAGCAAAACTGCGTGGCCAGCTGCCTCACCAATGTGGACGGCAACTATGCCTCCCTGGCCTTGAAGGCCCTGCGCTTGGGTCTGGCGACGATTTACAACTCCCAAATCGGGCTGGAAATGGTCCAGGATATTCTCTTTGGCACCCCTCAGCCCCATGAAGTGGATGTAGACTTAGGGATCATGTGCCCGGAGCATATTAACATTGTCTTTAATGGACATCAACCCTGGATTGGGGCGGCTATGATTGAAAGAGCCCGCTCTTCGGATGTGCAGGAAAAGGCCAGGGCAGCGGGTGCTAAAGGCCTGCGTGTGGTGGGTTCCATCGAAACCGGGCAGGAGCTTCTGCAGCGCTTTGAGATGGATGATGTCTTCGTAGGTTTGATGGGCAACTGGATGGCCATTGAGCCCTTGCTGGCCACCGGGACAGTGGATGTCCTGGCTATGGAAGAAAACTGCTCCCCTCCGGCTATCGATATGTATGCGGAGAAATACCAGGCCACCCTGGCCTCTATCAGCACCATCATCGATATCCCCGGCTTACAGCATAAATTTCCTTACGATCCTTCGGAAACGGATAAAATCGTGGAGGCTTTGATCGATTTAGCTATTGATAATTTCAAGAAAAGAAAAGGCAAAGTCACTCCCAAGGTTCCTCAGTATAAGGCGAAAGCCATTGCCGGCTTCTCCACAGAAGCTGTCCTGGGCGCCTTGGGGAATAAGCTGGACCCCTTGGTGGAGGTGATTGCTGCCGGCAAGATCAAAGGCGTGGTGGCTCTGGCCAACTGTTCCACCTTAAGGAATGGTCCCCAGGATTGGAATACGGTTAACCTGACGAAACAGCTGATCAAGAAGGATATTCTGGTCGTGGCCGGCGGATGCGGGAATCACGCCCTGGAAGTAGCCGGGCTTTGCAATTTGGACGCCATTAAGGAAGCCGGTTCCGGGCTGCAGGAGGTTTGCTCCGCTTTAAAAATTCCTCCGGTGCTGAGCTTTGGCACCTGTACCGATACGGGACGAATCAGCATGCTGGTTACCGCCCTGGCGGATCATCTGGATGTGGATATCCCCCAGCTTCCCATCGCTGTCACGGCTCCGGAATGGATGGAGCAAAAAGCGACTATCGACGGTGTCTTTGCCGTAGCTTATGGAGCCTATACCCATCTCTCCCCCACACCCTTTATAACGGGTGCTCCACAGCTTGTTAAGCTCCTGACCGAAGATGTGGAAGGACTGACTGGCGGCAAAGTGGCGGTAGGGGATGATCCTGTGGAAGTGGCCAATGCTATCGAGGCCCATATCGTGGCGAAGCGCAAAGGGCTGGGCTTGCATTAA